In Zalophus californianus isolate mZalCal1 chromosome 17, mZalCal1.pri.v2, whole genome shotgun sequence, one DNA window encodes the following:
- the CIC gene encoding protein capicua homolog isoform X4, translating into MYSAHRPLVPASGAASRGLGMFVWTNVEPRSVAVFPWHSLVPFLAPSQPDPSVQPSEAQQPASHPVASTQSKEPAESAAVAHEQPPGGTGNADPGRPPGATCPESPGPGPPHTLGVVEPGKGPPPTAEEEAPGPPGEPRLDSETESDHDDAFLSIMSPEIQLPLPPGKRRTQSLSALPKERDSSSEKDGRSPNKREKDHIRRPMNAFMIFSKRHRALVHQRHPNQDNRTVSKILGEWWYALGPKEKQKYHDLAFQVKEAHFKAHPDWKWCNKDRKKSSSEAKPTSLGLAGGHKETRERSMSETGTAAAPGVSSELLSVAAQTLLSSDTKAPGSGSCGTERLHAVGGPGSARPRAFSHSGVHSLDGGEVDSQALQELTQMVSGPASYSGPKTSTQYGAPGPFSASSEGGALAASGRPPLLPTRASRSQRAASEDMTSDEERMVICEEEGDDDVIADDGFGATDIDLKCKERVTDSESGDSSGEDPEGSKGFGRKVFSPVIRSSFTHCRPPLDPEPPGPPDPPAPAFGKGYGPTPSSSSSSSSPASSSASAATSFPLGSGTFKAQESGQGGREGPLRPPPPGAGGPVTPSKATRFLPTDPVAFRRKRPESVGGLEPPGPSVIAAPPGGGGSVLQTLVLPPNKEEREGGGTRMPPAPAPSLAYGAPAAPLSRPAATMVTNVVRPVSSTPVPIASKPFPTAGRAEASPNDTAGARTEPVTGSRAPGSSPLGVSLVYSDKKSAAATSPAPHLVAGPLLGTVGKAPATVTNLLVGTPGYGAPAPPAVQFIAQGAPGSGATTGSGAGAGSGPNGPVPLGILQPGALGKAGGITQVQYILPTLPQQLQVAPAPAPAPGTKAAAPGGPAPTTSIRFTLPPGTSTNGKVLAATAPTPGIPILQSVPSAPPPKAQSVSPVQAPPPGGSAQLLPGKVLVPLAAPSMSVRGGGAGQPLPLVSPPFSVPVQNGAQPPSKIIQLTPVPVSTPSGLVPPLSPATLSGPTSQPQKVLLPSSTRITYVQSAGGHALPLGTSPTSSQAGTVTSYGPTSSVALGFTSLGPSGPAFVQPLLSGQAPLLAPGQVGVSPVPSPQLPPTCTAPGGPVITAFYPGSPAPTSSAPLAQPSQAPPGLVYTVATSTTPPAATILPKGPPAPATATPAPTSPFPNATGSMTYSLVAPKAQRPTPKAPQKVKAAIASIPVGSFEAGAPGRSGPAARQPLEPGPAREPPTPESELEGQPTTPAPPPPPETWPPTARSSPPPPPPAEERTSTKGPEGMASKFPGSSSDWRVPGLGLESRGEPPTPPSPAPAPAPAPGGGGGGGGGGGGGGGGGGSSEGSSGRAAGDTPERKEAAGAGKKVKVRPPPLKKTFDSVDNRVLSEVDFEERFAELPEFRPEEVLPSPTLQSLATSPRAILGSYRKKRKNSTDLDSAPEDPTSPKRKMRRRSSCSSEPNTPKSAKCEGDIFTFDRTGTEAEDVLGELEYEKVPYSSLRRTLDQRRALVMQLFQDHGFFPSAQATAAFQARYADIFPSKVCLQLKIREVRQKIMQAATPTEQPPGAEAPLPGPPPTGTAAAPVPTPSPAGGPDPTSPGSDSGTAPAAPPLPPPPEPGPGQPGWEGPPQPSPPPPGPSPAATGR; encoded by the exons ATGTACTCAGCCCACAGGCCCCTGGTGCCCGCGTCCGGCGCGGCCTCCCGTGGCCTCGGCATGTTCG TGTGGACAAATGTGGAACCTCGCTCTGTTGCCGTGTTCCCCTGGCACTCCTTAGTCCCCTTTCTGGCCCCCAGCCAGCCCGACCCCTCTGTGCAGCCAAGTGAGGCCCAGCAACCTGCCAGCCACCCAGTGGCCTCCACCCAGAGCAAAG AACCTGCTGAGTCCGCGGCTGTCGCTCACGAGCAGCCACCAGGTGGTACAGGGAATGCTGATCCCGGGCGGCCCCCTGGAGCCACCTGCCCTGAGAGCCCAGGGCCTGGACCACCCCACACTTTGGGGGTGGTGGAACCTGGAAAGGGTCCCCCTCCTACTGCTGAGGAGGAGGCCCCTGGCCCTCCAGGAGAGCCCCGGCTGGACAGCGAGACAGAGAGTGACCATGATGATGC CTTCCTGTCCATCATGTCTCCTGAGATCCAGTTGCCCCTGCCACCCGGGAAACGCCGGACACAGTCCCTCAGTGCGCTGCCAAAGGAACGAGACTCCTCTTCAGAGAAGGATGGACGCAGCCCCAACAAG CGGGAGAAGGACCATATCCGGCGGCCCATGAACGCCTTCATGATCTTCAGCAAGCGGCACCGGGCCCTGGTCCACCAGCGTCACCCCAACCAGGACAACCGGACCGTCAGCAAGATCCTGGGCGAGTGGTGGTACGCCCTGGGGCCCAAGGAGAAGCAGAAGTACCATGACCTGGCCTTCCAG gTGAAAGAGGCCCACTTTAAGGCTCATCCAGACTGGAAGTGGTGCAACAAGGACCGGAAGAAGTCCAGCTCAGAGGCCAAGCCCACGAGCCTGGGGCTGGCAGGCGGGCACAAGGAGACCCGGGAGCGGAGCATGTCAGAGACAGGGACTGCCGCTGCCCCTGGAG TGTCCTCGGAACTCCTGTCCGTTGCAGCCCAGACACTCTTGAGCTCGGATACCAAGGCTCCGGGGAGCGGCTCCTGTGGAACAGAGCGTCTGCATGCAGTGGGGGGACCTGGCTCAGCCCGGCCCCGAGCCTTCTCCCACAGTGGGGTCCACAGCCTGGATGGTGGGGAAGTAGATAGCCAGGCACTACAGGAACTGACTCAG ATGGTGTCTGGCCCTGCATCCTATTCTGGTCCAAAGACTTCcacccagtatggggctccaGGCCCCTTCTCAGCCTCCAGTGAGGGAGGTGCCCTGGCGGCCAGTGGGCGACCCCCGCTGCTGCCCACCCGGGCCTCCCGTTCCCAGCGtgcagccagtgaggacatgacCAGTGACGAGGAACGCATGGTCATCTGTGAGGAGGAGGGAGACGATGATGTCATTG CTGACGACGGCTTTGGCGCCACTGATATTGACCTCAAGTGCAAGGAGCGGGTGACTGACAGCGAGAGCGGAGATAGCTCTGGGGAGGACCCAGAGGGCAGCAAG GGCTTTGGCCGGAAGGTGTTCTCGCCTGTGATCCGTTCCTCCTTTACCCACTGCCGCCCACCGCTGGACCCTGAGCCCCCAGGGCCCCCGGATCCACCAGCTCCAGCCTTTGGCAAAGGCTACGGGCccaccccatcctcctcctcctcctcgtcctcacctgcctcctcctcagcctctgcCGCCACCTCCTTCCCCCTGGGCTCAGGGACCTTCAAGGCCCAGGAGTCAGGGCAGGGCGGCAGGGAAGGCCCACTACGGCCCCCacctcctggggctgggggtccgGTGACACCTTCCAAGGCCACCCGGTTCCTCCCAACGGATCCTGTTGCCTTCCGGCGCAAGAGACCTGAAAGTGTGGGAGGCCTGGAGCCACCGGGCCCCTCGGTCATTGCGGCACCTCCTGGCGGGGGAGGAAGTGTCCTGCAGACGCTGGTCCTGCCCCCAAATAAGGAGGAACGGGAAGGCGGCGGAACCCGCAtgcccccggccccagccccatCACTGGCCTATGGGGCCCCAGCAGCCCCCCTGTCCCGCCCAGCTGCTACCATGGTCACCAACGTGGTGCGGCCTGTCAGTAGCACTCCTGTGCCCATCGCCTCTAAGCCCTTCCCCACCGCTGGCCGGGCCGAGGCATCTCCAAATGACACAGCAGGTGCCAGGACTGAGCCGGTCACAGGGTCCCGGGCACCTGGGAGCTCCCCGCTGGGCGTAAGCTTAGTGTATTCGGACAAGAAGTCAGCAGCAGCCACCTCGCCGGCCCCACATCTGGTGGCTGGGCCCCTCCTGGGCACTGTGGGGAAGGCCCCTGCCACAGTCACCAACCTGCTGGTGGGCACACCCGGTTATGGGGCCCCGGCGCCCCCTGCTGTTCAGTTCATAGCCCAGGGGGCCCCTGGCAGTGGGGCCACCACAGGCTCAGGAGCAGGTGCTGGGAGTGGCCCCAATGGGCCAGTGCCCCTGGGCATCCTGCAGCCAGGTGCCTTGGGCAAGGCTGGGGGAATCACCCAGGTGCAGTACATCCTGCCCACGCTGCCCCAGCAGCTTCAGGTGGCGCCTGCCCCAGCACCAGCCCCTGGGACCAAGGCAGCAGCTCCTGGTGGCCCCGCACCCACCACCAGCATCCGTTTCACCCTCCCACCGGGCACCTCCACCAACGGCAAGGTTCTGGCGGCCACCGCGCCCACTCCTGGCATCCCCATCCTGCAATCTGtaccctccgccccgccccccaaaG CCCAATCGGTTTCTCCTGTGCAGGCCCCACCGCCGGGCGGCTCAGCCCAGCTGCTACCTGGGAAGGTCCTGGTGCCCCTGGCGGCCCCTAGCATGTCGGTGCGGGGCGGAGGGGCTGGCCAGCCACTGCCCCTGGTGAGCCCGCCGTTTTCGGTACCTGTGCAGAATGGGGCCCAGCCACCCAGCAAG ATCATCCAGCTGACTCCGGTGCCCGTGAGCACACCCAGCGGCCTGGTGCCGCCCCTCAGCCCAGCCACACTCTCTGGACCCACCTCGCAGCCTCAGAAGGTCCTGCTACCCTCCTCCACCAG AATCACCTACGTGCAGTCGGCGGGTGGGCACGCGTTGCCCCTGGGCACCAGCCCTACGTCCAGCCAGGCTGGAACAGTCACCTCGTATGGGCCCACAAGCTCGGTAGCCCTAGGCTTCACCTCGCTGGGGCCCAGCGGACCCGCCTTTGTGCAGCCCCTACTTTCAG GCCAAGCCCCGCTGCTGGCTCCTGGCCAGGTGGGCGTGTCACCCGTGCCCAGTCCCCAGCTGCCGCCCACCTGCACGGCCCCCGGAGGTCCCGTTATCACGGCGTTTTACCCTGGCAGCCCTGCACCCACCTCCTCAGCACCCCTGGCCCAGCCatcccaggcgcccccaggcctGGTCTACACTGTGGCCACTAGCACCACCCCACCTGCTGCCACCATCCTGCCCAAGGGCCCACCAGCCCCTGCCACTGCCACCCCGGCCCCCACCAGCCCTTTCCCTAATGCCACAG GCTCCATGACCTACAGCTTAGTGGCCCCCAAGGCCCAGCGGCCCACCCCCAAGGCCCCCCAGAAAGTGAAGGCGGCCATCGCCAGCATTCCCGTGGGTTCCTTTGAGGCAGGTGCCCCTGGGCGGTCAGGCCCTGCAGCCCGGCAGCCCTTGGAGCCTGGCCCAGCCCGGGAGCCCCCTACCCCCGAATCTGAGCTCGAGGGGCAGCCTACGACACCggcccctccaccacccccagaGACCTGGCCTCCCACAGCCCGGAGcagccccccgccgcccccacctGCTGAGGAGCGAACAAGCACCAAGGGCCCTGAGGGCATG GCCAGCAAATTCCCCGGCTCGTCTTCAGACTGGCGAGTCCCAGGGCTGGGTCTGGAGAGCCGCGGGGagcctcccacccctcccagcccagcgccagctccagccccagcccctggcggcggcggcggcggtggcggtggcggcggcggcggcggcggcggcggcggcagcagtgAGGGCAGCAGTGGGAGGGCAGCTGGGGACACCCCCGAGCGCAAGGAGGCCGCTGGTGCCGGCAAGAAGGTGAAGGTGCGGCCCCCGCCCCTGAAGAAGACCTTTGACTCTGTGGACAA CAGGGTCCTGTCGGAGGTGGACTTCGAAGAGCGCTTTGCTGAGCTGCCTGAGTTCCGGCCTGAGGAGGTGCTGCCCTCGCCGACCCTGCAGTCTCTGGCCACGTCGCCCCGGGCCATCCTGGGCTCCTACCGCAAGAAGAGGAAGAACTCCACCG ACCTGGACTCAGCCCCCGAGGACCCCACCTCGCCCAAGCGCAAGATGAGGAGACGCTCCAGTTGCAGCTCCGAGCCCAACACCCCTAAGAGTGCCAAGTGCGAGGGGGACATCTTCACCTTTGACCGCACAG GTACGGAAGCCGAGGATGTGCTCGGGGAACTGGAGTACGAGAAGGTGCCATACTCCTCACTGCGGCGCACCCTGGACCAGCGCCGTGCCCTGGTCATGCAGCTCTTCCAGGACCATGGCTTCTTCCCATCAG cccaggcCACGGCAGCCTTCCAGGCCCGCTACGCAGACATTTTCCCCTCCAAGGTCTGTCTGCAGTTGAAGATCCGCGAGGTGCGCCAGAAGATCATGCAGGCGGCCACTCCCACGGAGCAGCCCCCTGGAGCCGAGGCCCCCCTCCCCGGACCGCCCCCCACTGGCACTGCTGCTGCCCctgtccccactcccagccctgcTGGGGGCCCTGACCCCACCTCACCTGGCTCGGACTCTGGCACAGCTCCGGCTGCCCCgccactgcccccacctccagAGCCGGGTCCCGGACAGCCTGGCTGGGAGGGGCCCCCgcagccctcccccccaccccccggcccctccccagctGCCACAGGCAGGTGA
- the CIC gene encoding protein capicua homolog isoform X5 has product MYSAHRPLVPASGAASRGLGMFVWTNVEPRSVAVFPWHSLVPFLAPSQPDPSVQPSEAQQPASHPVASTQSKEPAESAAVAHEQPPGGTGNADPGRPPGATCPESPGPGPPHTLGVVEPGKGPPPTAEEEAPGPPGEPRLDSETESDHDDAFLSIMSPEIQLPLPPGKRRTQSLSALPKERDSSSEKDGRSPNKREKDHIRRPMNAFMIFSKRHRALVHQRHPNQDNRTVSKILGEWWYALGPKEKQKYHDLAFQVKEAHFKAHPDWKWCNKDRKKSSSEAKPTSLGLAGGHKETRERSMSETGTAAAPGVSSELLSVAAQTLLSSDTKAPGSGSCGTERLHAVGGPGSARPRAFSHSGVHSLDGGEVDSQALQELTQMVSGPASYSGPKTSTQYGAPGPFSASSEGGALAASGRPPLLPTRASRSQRAASEDMTSDEERMVICEEEGDDDVIADDGFGATDIDLKCKERVTDSESGDSSGEDPEGSKGFGRKVFSPVIRSSFTHCRPPLDPEPPGPPDPPAPAFGKGYGPTPSSSSSSSSPASSSASAATSFPLGSGTFKAQESGQGGREGPLRPPPPGAGGPVTPSKATRFLPTDPVAFRRKRPESVGGLEPPGPSVIAAPPGGGGSVLQTLVLPPNKEEREGGGTRMPPAPAPSLAYGAPAAPLSRPAATMVTNVVRPVSSTPVPIASKPFPTAGRAEASPNDTAGARTEPVTGSRAPGSSPLGVSLVYSDKKSAAATSPAPHLVAGPLLGTVGKAPATVTNLLVGTPGYGAPAPPAVQFIAQGAPGSGATTGSGAGAGSGPNGPVPLGILQPGALGKAGGITQVQYILPTLPQQLQVAPAPAPAPGTKAAAPGGPAPTTSIRFTLPPGTSTNGKVLAATAPTPGIPILQSVPSAPPPKAQSVSPVQAPPPGGSAQLLPGKVLVPLAAPSMSVRGGGAGQPLPLVSPPFSVPVQNGAQPPSKIIQLTPVPVSTPSGLVPPLSPATLSGPTSQPQKVLLPSSTRITYVQSAGGHALPLGTSPTSSQAGTVTSYGPTSSVALGFTSLGPSGPAFVQPLLSGQAPLLAPGQVGVSPVPSPQLPPTCTAPGGPVITAFYPGSPAPTSSAPLAQPSQAPPGLVYTVATSTTPPAATILPKGPPAPATATPAPTSPFPNATGSMTYSLVAPKAQRPTPKAPQKVKAAIASIPVGSFEAGAPGRSGPAARQPLEPGPAREPPTPESELEGQPTTPAPPPPPETWPPTARSSPPPPPPAEERTSTKGPEGMASKFPGSSSDWRVPGLGLESRGEPPTPPSPAPAPAPAPGGGGGGGGGGGGGGGGGGSSEGSSGRAAGDTPERKEAAGAGKKVKVRPPPLKKTFDSVDKVLSEVDFEERFAELPEFRPEEVLPSPTLQSLATSPRAILGSYRKKRKNSTDLDSAPEDPTSPKRKMRRRSSCSSEPNTPKSAKCEGDIFTFDRTGTEAEDVLGELEYEKVPYSSLRRTLDQRRALVMQLFQDHGFFPSAQATAAFQARYADIFPSKVCLQLKIREVRQKIMQAATPTEQPPGAEAPLPGPPPTGTAAAPVPTPSPAGGPDPTSPGSDSGTAPAAPPLPPPPEPGPGQPGWEGPPQPSPPPPGPSPAATGR; this is encoded by the exons ATGTACTCAGCCCACAGGCCCCTGGTGCCCGCGTCCGGCGCGGCCTCCCGTGGCCTCGGCATGTTCG TGTGGACAAATGTGGAACCTCGCTCTGTTGCCGTGTTCCCCTGGCACTCCTTAGTCCCCTTTCTGGCCCCCAGCCAGCCCGACCCCTCTGTGCAGCCAAGTGAGGCCCAGCAACCTGCCAGCCACCCAGTGGCCTCCACCCAGAGCAAAG AACCTGCTGAGTCCGCGGCTGTCGCTCACGAGCAGCCACCAGGTGGTACAGGGAATGCTGATCCCGGGCGGCCCCCTGGAGCCACCTGCCCTGAGAGCCCAGGGCCTGGACCACCCCACACTTTGGGGGTGGTGGAACCTGGAAAGGGTCCCCCTCCTACTGCTGAGGAGGAGGCCCCTGGCCCTCCAGGAGAGCCCCGGCTGGACAGCGAGACAGAGAGTGACCATGATGATGC CTTCCTGTCCATCATGTCTCCTGAGATCCAGTTGCCCCTGCCACCCGGGAAACGCCGGACACAGTCCCTCAGTGCGCTGCCAAAGGAACGAGACTCCTCTTCAGAGAAGGATGGACGCAGCCCCAACAAG CGGGAGAAGGACCATATCCGGCGGCCCATGAACGCCTTCATGATCTTCAGCAAGCGGCACCGGGCCCTGGTCCACCAGCGTCACCCCAACCAGGACAACCGGACCGTCAGCAAGATCCTGGGCGAGTGGTGGTACGCCCTGGGGCCCAAGGAGAAGCAGAAGTACCATGACCTGGCCTTCCAG gTGAAAGAGGCCCACTTTAAGGCTCATCCAGACTGGAAGTGGTGCAACAAGGACCGGAAGAAGTCCAGCTCAGAGGCCAAGCCCACGAGCCTGGGGCTGGCAGGCGGGCACAAGGAGACCCGGGAGCGGAGCATGTCAGAGACAGGGACTGCCGCTGCCCCTGGAG TGTCCTCGGAACTCCTGTCCGTTGCAGCCCAGACACTCTTGAGCTCGGATACCAAGGCTCCGGGGAGCGGCTCCTGTGGAACAGAGCGTCTGCATGCAGTGGGGGGACCTGGCTCAGCCCGGCCCCGAGCCTTCTCCCACAGTGGGGTCCACAGCCTGGATGGTGGGGAAGTAGATAGCCAGGCACTACAGGAACTGACTCAG ATGGTGTCTGGCCCTGCATCCTATTCTGGTCCAAAGACTTCcacccagtatggggctccaGGCCCCTTCTCAGCCTCCAGTGAGGGAGGTGCCCTGGCGGCCAGTGGGCGACCCCCGCTGCTGCCCACCCGGGCCTCCCGTTCCCAGCGtgcagccagtgaggacatgacCAGTGACGAGGAACGCATGGTCATCTGTGAGGAGGAGGGAGACGATGATGTCATTG CTGACGACGGCTTTGGCGCCACTGATATTGACCTCAAGTGCAAGGAGCGGGTGACTGACAGCGAGAGCGGAGATAGCTCTGGGGAGGACCCAGAGGGCAGCAAG GGCTTTGGCCGGAAGGTGTTCTCGCCTGTGATCCGTTCCTCCTTTACCCACTGCCGCCCACCGCTGGACCCTGAGCCCCCAGGGCCCCCGGATCCACCAGCTCCAGCCTTTGGCAAAGGCTACGGGCccaccccatcctcctcctcctcctcgtcctcacctgcctcctcctcagcctctgcCGCCACCTCCTTCCCCCTGGGCTCAGGGACCTTCAAGGCCCAGGAGTCAGGGCAGGGCGGCAGGGAAGGCCCACTACGGCCCCCacctcctggggctgggggtccgGTGACACCTTCCAAGGCCACCCGGTTCCTCCCAACGGATCCTGTTGCCTTCCGGCGCAAGAGACCTGAAAGTGTGGGAGGCCTGGAGCCACCGGGCCCCTCGGTCATTGCGGCACCTCCTGGCGGGGGAGGAAGTGTCCTGCAGACGCTGGTCCTGCCCCCAAATAAGGAGGAACGGGAAGGCGGCGGAACCCGCAtgcccccggccccagccccatCACTGGCCTATGGGGCCCCAGCAGCCCCCCTGTCCCGCCCAGCTGCTACCATGGTCACCAACGTGGTGCGGCCTGTCAGTAGCACTCCTGTGCCCATCGCCTCTAAGCCCTTCCCCACCGCTGGCCGGGCCGAGGCATCTCCAAATGACACAGCAGGTGCCAGGACTGAGCCGGTCACAGGGTCCCGGGCACCTGGGAGCTCCCCGCTGGGCGTAAGCTTAGTGTATTCGGACAAGAAGTCAGCAGCAGCCACCTCGCCGGCCCCACATCTGGTGGCTGGGCCCCTCCTGGGCACTGTGGGGAAGGCCCCTGCCACAGTCACCAACCTGCTGGTGGGCACACCCGGTTATGGGGCCCCGGCGCCCCCTGCTGTTCAGTTCATAGCCCAGGGGGCCCCTGGCAGTGGGGCCACCACAGGCTCAGGAGCAGGTGCTGGGAGTGGCCCCAATGGGCCAGTGCCCCTGGGCATCCTGCAGCCAGGTGCCTTGGGCAAGGCTGGGGGAATCACCCAGGTGCAGTACATCCTGCCCACGCTGCCCCAGCAGCTTCAGGTGGCGCCTGCCCCAGCACCAGCCCCTGGGACCAAGGCAGCAGCTCCTGGTGGCCCCGCACCCACCACCAGCATCCGTTTCACCCTCCCACCGGGCACCTCCACCAACGGCAAGGTTCTGGCGGCCACCGCGCCCACTCCTGGCATCCCCATCCTGCAATCTGtaccctccgccccgccccccaaaG CCCAATCGGTTTCTCCTGTGCAGGCCCCACCGCCGGGCGGCTCAGCCCAGCTGCTACCTGGGAAGGTCCTGGTGCCCCTGGCGGCCCCTAGCATGTCGGTGCGGGGCGGAGGGGCTGGCCAGCCACTGCCCCTGGTGAGCCCGCCGTTTTCGGTACCTGTGCAGAATGGGGCCCAGCCACCCAGCAAG ATCATCCAGCTGACTCCGGTGCCCGTGAGCACACCCAGCGGCCTGGTGCCGCCCCTCAGCCCAGCCACACTCTCTGGACCCACCTCGCAGCCTCAGAAGGTCCTGCTACCCTCCTCCACCAG AATCACCTACGTGCAGTCGGCGGGTGGGCACGCGTTGCCCCTGGGCACCAGCCCTACGTCCAGCCAGGCTGGAACAGTCACCTCGTATGGGCCCACAAGCTCGGTAGCCCTAGGCTTCACCTCGCTGGGGCCCAGCGGACCCGCCTTTGTGCAGCCCCTACTTTCAG GCCAAGCCCCGCTGCTGGCTCCTGGCCAGGTGGGCGTGTCACCCGTGCCCAGTCCCCAGCTGCCGCCCACCTGCACGGCCCCCGGAGGTCCCGTTATCACGGCGTTTTACCCTGGCAGCCCTGCACCCACCTCCTCAGCACCCCTGGCCCAGCCatcccaggcgcccccaggcctGGTCTACACTGTGGCCACTAGCACCACCCCACCTGCTGCCACCATCCTGCCCAAGGGCCCACCAGCCCCTGCCACTGCCACCCCGGCCCCCACCAGCCCTTTCCCTAATGCCACAG GCTCCATGACCTACAGCTTAGTGGCCCCCAAGGCCCAGCGGCCCACCCCCAAGGCCCCCCAGAAAGTGAAGGCGGCCATCGCCAGCATTCCCGTGGGTTCCTTTGAGGCAGGTGCCCCTGGGCGGTCAGGCCCTGCAGCCCGGCAGCCCTTGGAGCCTGGCCCAGCCCGGGAGCCCCCTACCCCCGAATCTGAGCTCGAGGGGCAGCCTACGACACCggcccctccaccacccccagaGACCTGGCCTCCCACAGCCCGGAGcagccccccgccgcccccacctGCTGAGGAGCGAACAAGCACCAAGGGCCCTGAGGGCATG GCCAGCAAATTCCCCGGCTCGTCTTCAGACTGGCGAGTCCCAGGGCTGGGTCTGGAGAGCCGCGGGGagcctcccacccctcccagcccagcgccagctccagccccagcccctggcggcggcggcggcggtggcggtggcggcggcggcggcggcggcggcggcggcagcagtgAGGGCAGCAGTGGGAGGGCAGCTGGGGACACCCCCGAGCGCAAGGAGGCCGCTGGTGCCGGCAAGAAGGTGAAGGTGCGGCCCCCGCCCCTGAAGAAGACCTTTGACTCTGTGGACAA GGTCCTGTCGGAGGTGGACTTCGAAGAGCGCTTTGCTGAGCTGCCTGAGTTCCGGCCTGAGGAGGTGCTGCCCTCGCCGACCCTGCAGTCTCTGGCCACGTCGCCCCGGGCCATCCTGGGCTCCTACCGCAAGAAGAGGAAGAACTCCACCG ACCTGGACTCAGCCCCCGAGGACCCCACCTCGCCCAAGCGCAAGATGAGGAGACGCTCCAGTTGCAGCTCCGAGCCCAACACCCCTAAGAGTGCCAAGTGCGAGGGGGACATCTTCACCTTTGACCGCACAG GTACGGAAGCCGAGGATGTGCTCGGGGAACTGGAGTACGAGAAGGTGCCATACTCCTCACTGCGGCGCACCCTGGACCAGCGCCGTGCCCTGGTCATGCAGCTCTTCCAGGACCATGGCTTCTTCCCATCAG cccaggcCACGGCAGCCTTCCAGGCCCGCTACGCAGACATTTTCCCCTCCAAGGTCTGTCTGCAGTTGAAGATCCGCGAGGTGCGCCAGAAGATCATGCAGGCGGCCACTCCCACGGAGCAGCCCCCTGGAGCCGAGGCCCCCCTCCCCGGACCGCCCCCCACTGGCACTGCTGCTGCCCctgtccccactcccagccctgcTGGGGGCCCTGACCCCACCTCACCTGGCTCGGACTCTGGCACAGCTCCGGCTGCCCCgccactgcccccacctccagAGCCGGGTCCCGGACAGCCTGGCTGGGAGGGGCCCCCgcagccctcccccccaccccccggcccctccccagctGCCACAGGCAGGTGA